Proteins from a single region of Bradyrhizobium diazoefficiens:
- a CDS encoding PAS-domain containing protein: MRFGWRAISGPVLTAAVALLAILLDRHAPALSLAPLFVCLVALAGSLSGFASALGSAIITVIGAALLALSHRTAPGFAAVDLAQLGLSALTTAGTACITGLMRERLLDAFAAERHNNAVAARLSAALDQVDIGIVLLDAETRAEFINRAFRDYFALPDEKADDKPPFIALMYHGRDTGAFEPPEDELGIFIARRIDMVRTGDATPINIRLRNGEVLRFVCTALPDGGRMLSYTPVTDLVRHTDAPARADYYRSLRDSTGRKLIRYLRVAE, from the coding sequence ATGCGGTTCGGATGGCGTGCCATTTCCGGTCCCGTGCTGACGGCAGCGGTTGCACTGCTGGCGATCCTGCTTGACCGTCATGCTCCCGCTCTCTCGCTCGCACCGCTGTTCGTCTGCCTCGTCGCGCTGGCCGGCTCGCTCTCGGGCTTTGCATCCGCACTTGGCAGCGCCATCATCACCGTGATCGGCGCGGCGCTGCTCGCGCTCAGCCACCGCACCGCGCCCGGCTTTGCCGCGGTTGATCTCGCGCAGCTCGGCCTGTCGGCGCTCACGACCGCCGGCACCGCTTGCATCACCGGCCTGATGCGCGAGCGCCTGCTCGATGCCTTCGCCGCCGAGCGGCACAATAACGCCGTTGCCGCGCGGCTATCGGCGGCACTCGACCAGGTCGATATCGGCATCGTGCTGCTCGATGCCGAAACCCGCGCCGAATTCATCAACCGCGCATTCCGGGATTATTTCGCGCTGCCCGACGAGAAGGCCGACGACAAGCCGCCCTTCATCGCGCTGATGTATCACGGCCGGGACACCGGCGCATTCGAGCCGCCGGAGGACGAACTGGGCATCTTCATCGCCCGGCGCATCGACATGGTGCGGACCGGCGACGCCACGCCGATCAACATCCGCCTGCGGAACGGAGAGGTGCTGCGTTTCGTCTGCACCGCACTGCCCGACGGCGGCCGCATGCTGAGCTATACGCCGGTGACCGACCTCGTGCGCCACACCGACGCGCCAGCCCGCGCCGACTATTATCGCTCGCTCCGCGATTCCACGGGGCGCAAGTTGATCCGATACTTACGCGTTGCGGAATGA
- a CDS encoding GNAT family N-acetyltransferase, with product MLLTIRSVTRQDYDQWLPLWDGYNAFYGRSGPTALAPEITRVTWQRFFDAYEPVHALVAESDGHLLGLTHYLFHRSTTAIEPSCYLQDLFTLEAARGMGVGSALIHGVYDRARLAGAPRVYWQTHETNVTAQSLYDKVAERSGFIVYRKIF from the coding sequence ATGTTGCTCACCATTCGCTCCGTCACACGGCAGGACTACGATCAATGGCTGCCGCTATGGGATGGCTACAATGCCTTTTATGGCCGCTCCGGTCCGACTGCGCTCGCGCCCGAGATCACGCGCGTGACGTGGCAGCGCTTCTTCGATGCCTACGAGCCGGTGCATGCGCTGGTCGCCGAAAGCGATGGCCACCTGCTCGGGCTCACGCATTACCTGTTCCATCGCAGCACCACGGCGATCGAGCCATCATGCTATCTGCAGGACCTGTTCACACTCGAAGCCGCGCGCGGCATGGGCGTCGGCTCGGCGCTGATCCATGGCGTCTACGACCGCGCCAGGCTCGCGGGCGCGCCGCGCGTCTATTGGCAGACGCACGAGACCAACGTCACGGCGCAGAGCCTTTACGACAAGGTCGCGGAGCGCTCCGGCTTCATCGTCTACCGCAAGATCTTCTGA